A single region of the Pseudomonas sp. B21-023 genome encodes:
- a CDS encoding LrgB family protein yields MSLEPMPLFWLALTLGAYLGSRWLYRRSGRYLLSPLILVPALLLAVAVPLHTAYAEYARNTHWLMGVLGPVTVAFAVPIWQQRALLARHWPALLVGMLAGSVASIGSSWALAHLLALDDAVSLSLLPRSITTPFAMPVAQDLGGVPELTAVFVMFTGVLGAMFGGILLRWLPLRTPLARGALFGVGAHGAGVSRAQEVGREEGSVAGLVMVLTGLLNLLAAPLLMRLI; encoded by the coding sequence ATGAGCCTTGAACCCATGCCGCTGTTCTGGCTGGCCCTGACCCTGGGCGCCTACCTGGGCAGCCGCTGGCTGTACCGGCGCAGCGGGCGCTACCTGCTGTCGCCGCTGATCCTGGTGCCGGCCTTGCTGCTGGCGGTGGCCGTGCCGCTGCACACCGCCTACGCCGAGTACGCCCGCAACACGCATTGGTTGATGGGCGTGCTGGGCCCGGTCACCGTCGCTTTCGCGGTGCCGATCTGGCAACAACGGGCACTGCTGGCGCGGCACTGGCCGGCGCTGCTGGTCGGCATGCTCGCCGGCAGCGTGGCTTCTATCGGCAGCTCCTGGGCGCTGGCGCACCTGCTCGCGCTGGACGATGCGGTCAGCCTGTCGTTGCTGCCGCGTTCGATCACCACGCCGTTCGCCATGCCCGTGGCCCAGGACCTGGGCGGCGTGCCGGAGCTGACGGCGGTGTTCGTGATGTTTACCGGGGTGCTCGGGGCGATGTTCGGCGGCATTCTCCTGCGTTGGCTGCCCTTGCGCACACCGCTGGCGCGGGGGGCTCTGTTCGGTGTCGGTGCCCATGGCGCGGGGGTGAGCCGCGCCCAGGAAGTCGGGCGCGAGGAAGGCTCGGTGGCCGGCCTGGTCATGGTCCTGACCGGGCTGCTCAACCTGTTGGCCGCGCCGTTGCTGATGAGGTTGATCTGA
- a CDS encoding LysR family transcriptional regulator, whose product MEFKQLRSFIEVVHKGGFTQAAGTLHVSQSAVSKQVAQLEQDIGQPLLERQGSQLLLTAAGRIVLERGEALLRQRQELLSELDDLSQMARGELRLGLPLLGSDALFAGLFAEYRRRHPNISIQLLEGGSRMVEQAVKSGELELGGSLTPNDPAFDYQPFCNEPLEALLPAGHPLAGQVDVALAQLADTPFLLYQRSFVLNDRLLSACQQEGFTPKEGGRSGQADFLAALVAAGQGVVLLPAIVARALERPGVVRLPLRAPDYLRWDIAFIWRRGAYLSRAAQAWLALLREDSAMH is encoded by the coding sequence ATGGAATTCAAACAGCTGCGCAGTTTCATCGAAGTCGTCCACAAAGGCGGCTTCACCCAGGCGGCGGGTACCCTGCACGTCAGCCAGTCGGCGGTTAGCAAGCAGGTCGCCCAGCTGGAACAGGACATCGGCCAGCCGCTGCTGGAACGCCAGGGCTCACAGTTGCTGCTGACTGCCGCCGGGCGCATCGTTCTGGAGCGCGGCGAAGCGCTGCTGCGCCAGCGCCAGGAGCTGCTGAGCGAACTCGACGATCTCAGCCAGATGGCCCGCGGCGAATTGCGCCTGGGCCTGCCGCTGCTGGGCAGCGATGCGCTGTTCGCTGGGTTGTTCGCCGAGTATCGGCGGCGCCATCCGAATATCTCGATACAACTGCTCGAAGGTGGCAGCCGCATGGTCGAGCAGGCCGTCAAGAGTGGCGAGTTGGAGCTGGGCGGCAGCCTGACGCCAAACGACCCAGCGTTCGACTACCAGCCGTTCTGCAATGAGCCACTGGAAGCCTTGCTGCCCGCCGGCCACCCGCTGGCCGGGCAGGTCGACGTCGCCCTGGCACAACTGGCCGACACGCCGTTTCTGCTGTACCAGCGCAGCTTCGTGCTCAACGATCGATTGCTCAGCGCCTGCCAGCAGGAAGGCTTTACACCCAAGGAGGGTGGGCGTAGCGGCCAGGCAGACTTTCTTGCCGCATTGGTGGCGGCCGGGCAAGGCGTGGTGCTGCTGCCGGCGATCGTCGCACGGGCGCTGGAACGGCCCGGAGTGGTGCGCTTGCCGTTGCGGGCGCCGGATTACCTGAGGTGGGATATCGCCTTTATCTGGCGGCGCGGGGCATATCTGTCACGGGCGGCGCAGGCGTGGCTGGCGTTGTTGCGTGAGGACTCAGCCATGCATTGA
- a CDS encoding CidA/LrgA family protein produces the protein MNPALLKKTLRLFAELTVLLALFLIGGQLAAWLAWPIPGGVMGLALLLALFATGLLKPATLQLGAGWLMAEMLLFFIPALMSLLDYGSLLRSEGWRILLVIALSTLLVMVVTAVTVELVCRWRLRHEP, from the coding sequence ATGAATCCTGCATTACTGAAGAAGACCCTGCGCCTTTTCGCCGAACTGACGGTGTTGCTGGCGCTGTTCCTGATCGGTGGCCAGCTGGCCGCCTGGCTCGCCTGGCCGATTCCCGGTGGGGTAATGGGCCTGGCGCTGCTGCTGGCGCTGTTCGCCACCGGGCTGCTCAAACCTGCCACGCTGCAATTGGGTGCCGGCTGGCTGATGGCCGAGATGCTGCTGTTTTTCATTCCGGCGCTGATGAGCCTACTGGACTACGGCAGCCTGCTGCGCAGCGAGGGCTGGCGCATCCTGCTGGTGATCGCGCTGAGCACCCTGCTGGTGATGGTGGTCACCGCGGTCACCGTCGAGCTGGTGTGCCGTTGGAGGTTGCGCCATGAGCCTTGA